AGACGATTCAAATCTTCTTGATTATCAATTTTCATAAGAGTTATCAAATCATCTCTTGTATAATCATCCTGTTTTAGAATCTCTTCTACAGTTTTGTTCATTATTTCTCCTATCTTTTTATCATTGCTTCTCTTCTATCTTTAAATCTGTTTCTTCTAAATCCCACGTGAAGATGACCTCTATAAGGATAGTATATCAACTGGTCATAACTGCTCATTCTTTTTCTAACTTTTTCAAATTCAAGTCTTCCCAATCTTCCTTTTTTAAGCATAATATCAGCAGCAAGCCCCTCTCTATGTGCAGAGGTTCTAGATCCTCCAACTGCTCTGTTAAGCTGTCTACTTCTATACCAGCTGGTTACTATAACAGGTCTTCCAAGTATCCTTCTTACTTCATCGAGTCTTTGTGCTGTATATCTTATATTCATCTGCTCTCTTCCATTTGGAACATTAGCAATTCCTCTTCTTTTTGCAATACTGCTATTTACAGCCTCACCCATTGTAAAATATTTAGAGATTTTCTCTCTTCGATTAATAGGTGGTGTTGATGAACACCCACTAAAAAGAAATAATAACAGGGTAAATAGTAATAATCCAGACTTTTTTAAAGTCATTCTCATTCTATATTCCTCTTTCTCTTTGCATACTCAACTGCCAAAATTGATTTTGCATCAGAAAGCTCTGACATATTTACATCTTTTAATGCCACTTCCTCAACTTCTAAAAATTCATCTTCATCAAGATTCTGTTCTGTTTTTATTAACTTATCACTGTAGTATAGATGGAATCTTCCTTCACTTACTCCAGGACTCATATAATAATCACAGATTTTCTCTAAATTGAGAGCTTTGTACCCTGTCTCCTCTTCAAGTTCTCTTATAGCAGCAACACTTGGGTCTTCACCCTTTTCTACAAGACCTGCAGGTATCTCAACAGTTACCTCTCTCACAGCTGGTCTATACTGTTTTACAAGAAGGATATTATCTCCTTCTAGTACTGCTACTACTCCTACTGCATCCTGTTTCCCTGTAAATGTCCAATCTACAACTTTCTCATTTGGCAATTGTAATTTTCTTGAATACACAGTAATATGTGCGTTTTTAAAAAGTTCTTTTTCCCCTAGTTCTTTAAATCTGTCCATACTCTAAACCTCTTCTTTATTATTTCTTTTTATTTTTTATTTACAAGTTCTCTTACTTTATATATAACTATTCCAGAAGCAATAGCTACATTTAGTGATTCTGCACTTCCATATATAGGTATAATAACTGTTTCATCTGCAACTTCTAAAAATCTGTCAGATACTCCATTTCCTTCACTTCCAAAAATAATAGCATTTTTTTCAGCAAGTTTCATCTCAGTATAAGGAACAGAATTTTCTTTTAATGCTGTTACAATAAATTTATAACCTTTATTTTTTAAATTATCTATCACTTCATTTTCTTCAAGGTAGACTAAATTCATATTAAATATTGAACCCATACTGCTTCTTACTACCTTTTCATTATAGCAGTCACAGCTACCTTTACTTAAAATAATATCCTTAAATCCCGCTGCATCTGCTACTCTAATAATAGTTCCAAGATTTCCAGGATCCTGTACCTTATCAAGTACTATCACATCTTTATGAATATCATTTAAAGAAGAGTTGCAATAAGGATACACAAGAATAACTCCCTGTGAATTCTCCTGAGAACTCAACTGATTAAACAGTCTATCATCAAGAGAAATCTTTCTGCAGTCAAATTTTTCAAGTTTATCCATTATAAATTTCTGATTTAAAATATCCTCTCTTACAATTATCATCTCAGGCTTATACTCAAAATCAAGAAACTTATGTCCCTCTGCCAAAAATTGTCTGCTCTCTTCTCTATATTTTTTTAATTTAAGTTTTTTTATTTTTTTTACTGTCCCATTTTCAGGACTGTTAATATGTTCCACTTGATCCTCCAATACATATTTTTTTCTTAATTATAACATATTTTTGCTTATATATATAATACCATAATATCCCTCTATTTACACATTATACTTTATGTATTATAATTTAGGTAAAGAATTATTTATAAAGGAGACAGCAAAATGCTTTCATCAAAATTTGTAAAATTTATAAAGAGTTTTAAAAGCAACGATATTTCAGATCTTGATTGTGGTGTAGAATTAGGACGACTTGGAATAAGAATTGCTCAGGAATATTCAACAAGATTTGATCTTTTACCTATTGATAAATGTCTCTATCTTGCTGAATTTCAAACTCCATCTATAGAAAAAGCTGAAAAACATCTTTTAAACCTGGTTCCAAAGTTTGATCCGCTTTTTTCTCTTATGGAGTATTATGACAACTATCCATATATGTATTCAGACATAAATTACACCTTTAAAGCCTGTCTTAAGAGCGGTGTTGAAATATCTATAAAAGCAGTAAACCCAACAGCTAAAAATAATTATTTTAAAAAGGTCAATGCCTTACAAAATAAATTAAAATATATAGCATTTTTTCATCCATGGGTACAGGAGTATAAAATACGTGAAATTCTGGAAGAAGTTGAAAAAAATAGTGCTCAAAAGGCTTCACTATCTAATGAAATTAACTATACCAATAGCCTTAATGAGTATCTTAATGCATATAAGGAAATTCTCCATCTTGAAGATGTAAGATTTCCTAAAATCTATGCTTATATGTCTTCAGAAAACATGGTTGTCAGTGAATATACATATGGAACATATTTTTATGAGATGCTTCAATTTAACAAACTTAAATATGAAGATGTGTTAAAACTTGTAAAAGCACAACTATTTTTTATGCTTAAAATAGGAGTATTTTATAATAATTTACATTCAGGAAACCTTCTCTACAGTGAAGAGGGTAAGATATACTACTTAGACTGTAATACTTTAGAAAGTCTAACTTCAGATACTAAAATACAGCTATTTAGATTATTTAAAGCTGTTGCATTGGGAAATTATCCATATGCATCTGTAATTTTAAATGAACTTAGTGATCTCTCTTTAAGTACTCCTCAATTAGAAGAACTTTCAGCAACAATCAAAGAGATTTTTGCTACTGATAAAGAGGAATATAAAGAAGCTTTCTTTATAAAAATAATGAAATCATTTAGAGCTGCTTCTAAATTAGGTATGACATTTGAATCTGAAATATACCCTATTTTCAAATGTCTTGTCTATCTTGATTCACTTATTTTTAAAACTAAGTCTAAAAACAGTAAAATTAAATCAGATATTTTGCAGATTTTAGACGA
This sequence is a window from Fusobacterium sp. DD2. Protein-coding genes within it:
- a CDS encoding D-Ala-D-Ala carboxypeptidase family metallohydrolase — its product is MRMTLKKSGLLLFTLLLFLFSGCSSTPPINRREKISKYFTMGEAVNSSIAKRRGIANVPNGREQMNIRYTAQRLDEVRRILGRPVIVTSWYRSRQLNRAVGGSRTSAHREGLAADIMLKKGRLGRLEFEKVRKRMSSYDQLIYYPYRGHLHVGFRRNRFKDRREAMIKR
- a CDS encoding NUDIX hydrolase translates to MDRFKELGEKELFKNAHITVYSRKLQLPNEKVVDWTFTGKQDAVGVVAVLEGDNILLVKQYRPAVREVTVEIPAGLVEKGEDPSVAAIRELEEETGYKALNLEKICDYYMSPGVSEGRFHLYYSDKLIKTEQNLDEDEFLEVEEVALKDVNMSELSDAKSILAVEYAKRKRNIE
- a CDS encoding RNA methyltransferase; this encodes MEHINSPENGTVKKIKKLKLKKYREESRQFLAEGHKFLDFEYKPEMIIVREDILNQKFIMDKLEKFDCRKISLDDRLFNQLSSQENSQGVILVYPYCNSSLNDIHKDVIVLDKVQDPGNLGTIIRVADAAGFKDIILSKGSCDCYNEKVVRSSMGSIFNMNLVYLEENEVIDNLKNKGYKFIVTALKENSVPYTEMKLAEKNAIIFGSEGNGVSDRFLEVADETVIIPIYGSAESLNVAIASGIVIYKVRELVNKK
- a CDS encoding AarF/UbiB family protein, with translation MLSSKFVKFIKSFKSNDISDLDCGVELGRLGIRIAQEYSTRFDLLPIDKCLYLAEFQTPSIEKAEKHLLNLVPKFDPLFSLMEYYDNYPYMYSDINYTFKACLKSGVEISIKAVNPTAKNNYFKKVNALQNKLKYIAFFHPWVQEYKIREILEEVEKNSAQKASLSNEINYTNSLNEYLNAYKEILHLEDVRFPKIYAYMSSENMVVSEYTYGTYFYEMLQFNKLKYEDVLKLVKAQLFFMLKIGVFYNNLHSGNLLYSEEGKIYYLDCNTLESLTSDTKIQLFRLFKAVALGNYPYASVILNELSDLSLSTPQLEELSATIKEIFATDKEEYKEAFFIKIMKSFRAASKLGMTFESEIYPIFKCLVYLDSLIFKTKSKNSKIKSDILQILDDIEGILKDNNPLT